In Serratia liquefaciens ATCC 27592, the genomic stretch CTAAGGGACGAGCGGCTTTTGCTGACTGGAACGCACTGATTGCAAAAACCCAAGAACCTGGAGTCACCGCCGATGTCCCCAGCTACGCCCAGGTGATCGGCGTGGTGAATGCAGTGGCGGCGCCGGAAGATTACATCATCAGTGCCGCCGGCGGGCTGCCTGGCGAGTTGGTGAAAGGCTGGCGTGTCAAAGATCCCGGCACCTTCGATTGCGAGTTCGGTTTTTCCTGTATGGGTTATGAGCTCTCTGCAGGCTGGGGAGCCGCCATGGCGGGCAAAAAACAGGATGTCTTCGTCATGATTGGGGACGGCACCTACATGATGATGAACTCAGATATCTATTCGAGCGTACTGTCCGGTCATAAATTTATTTTACTGGTGTGCGACAACGGCGGTTATGCGGTGATCAACCGTTTGCAGAACGCCAAAGGCGGTGCTTCCTTCAATAACCTATTGAAGGATTGCCGCGTGAAAGAGCCTTTCCCGGTGGATTTCGTCGCCAATGCCGAGTCGATGGGGGCTTATGCCCGCAAGGTGACCTCGCTCGAACAGCTTGAAGACGCCCTTAAATGGGCCAAAGGCAACGATCGTACCACGGTAATTTCCATTGCCACCGACGCCCACCACTGGACGCCCGGAGATGCATGGTGGGATGTCGGCGTGCCGGAAGTGAGCGAGCGCGAGAGCGTTAACCAGGCGTATCGCGAACATCTCGAAGGACGCAAAAATCAGCGTATCGGCATTTAAAGAAGGGGCAGAACATGGTTCTTAAAGCAAAGCTTGGCATCGCGCCTATCGCTTGGTCGAATGACGATCTCCCTCAGCTAGGGGGCGAAACCTCGTTGGCAACCTGCCTGTTTGAAAGCCACCTTGCGGGGTTTCAGGGCGTTGAAACGGGCGGCAAATTCCCAAAAACCAGTGAGGAGCTCAAACCTACCCTGAAATACTTCCAGCTTGAACTGGTCTCGGGATGGTATTCGGGCACGCTGCTTGATAACAGCCTGAACGAAGAAATCAGCCGTTCGCTGCCACAAATGCAACTTTTCCGCGACTGCGGTGCCGCCTGCCTGGTTTACGGAGAGACTGCCGGTACCATCCAGAACCGGCAGAACGTCCCCCTGGCTGAACGACGTCGGTTGTCCGACGCAGAAATCAGCGAGTACGGCGACAAACTGTCTCGGTTCGCCGCCTTCTGCAAGGATTTCGGCGTGCCACTCGCCTTCCATCATCATATGGGCACGGCAATTGAAGATGAACAGGATATTGACCGCTTAATGGCGGCAACCAGTAAAGACGTTGGCCTGTTATTTGATACCGGACATTTGGTGTTCGCCGGCGTGGACCCTGTCAGGGTGCTGGAAAAACATGGCGATCGCATCATCCATGTGCATACCAAAGATGTCCGTTTGGACGTGCTAAACGGTATCGACCGCCATAAAGACTCTTTTCTGGATGCCGTATTGAAGGGGGTTTATACCGTACCGGGTGATGGATCCATCGATTTCACCGCCGTCATTAATAAGCTTGCCGCTATAGGTTATCAGGGGTGGTTTGTGGTTGAAGCCGAACAGGATCCGGCCAAAGCGCCGCCCCTTGAGTATGCCCGTCTCGGCTATAACACCCTGTGCAAAGCGCTCAGCGCGGCAGGCTATCGCTATACAGAAGGAGATATATGATGGATCAGTTAGTCGGAAAAGTGGCCGTCATCACCGGTGGCACGCAGGGGCTGGGGGCCGCAATCGCGCGCCATTTTAGCCAGCAAGGGGCCGCCGGGGTGATTATTTGCGGAAGAAACCAGGCAAAAGGCGCAGAAATCGCTGAGAGGTTAAATGCAGAAACTGACACCCCAGTGATTTTTGTACGCGCCGATTTATCTTCCGTGGAAGACTGTCGCCGGGTTATCGCTAAAACAGATGAATTATTTGGCCGCGTCGATGTTCTGGTCAACGCCGGGGGCATGACCGATCGCGGCACCATCATCGATACGGCCCCCGAGCTGTTCGACAAGATGTTTGCCACCAATGTTCGCGGGCCGTTTTATCTGATGCAAGAGTCGATAAAAATTATGCGTCGTGAAAATACGGCGGGCAGCATTGTTAACATCTGTTCCATGTCAGCGTTGGCCGGGCAGCCTTTTATCTCCGCCTACTGTTCGTCGAAAGGCGCATTGGCTACGTTGACACGCAACACCGCCTACGCCCTGTTACGCAACCGGATCCGCGTCAATGGTCTGAACATCGGGTGGATGGCATCCGAAGGGGAAGACCGCATAATGAAGCAATATCATGGTGCCGAGGATAACTGGCTGGAAAAAGCCGCCGCCGAGCAGCCTTTTGGTCGTTTGATTCAGCCAGAAGAAGTGGCACGTACCGTCGCTTTCCTGGCCAGCGATGAATCCGGCCTGATGACCGGTTCTATCGTTAACTTCGATCAGTCAGTCTGGGGGGGTTACGATCAGACGCCCTCTCCCTCCGCCCCGCTCTGATTCCTGCTTGCCACGCACATAAAAAGACACCCTGCACTACTCGCAGGGTGTCGGGTCAAAACTGTATTAGCGACTTCCAAGGCGACAACATTTGCCCAAAAATTCACCAAGCCATTTATTTTCCTTAGGCTGCATTCTATTAATGCAGGGTATTACTTCAGATTAAGCATCTTCCCAAGCAAAATGTCTGTGGGTTCGAGGATATCCGTATCAATCCCTGCAGAGGGGGTGAAGGTCAACTCGCCAAAGATGACTTTGCCATTGGAGATATAGAAATCGACACGAACAAACTCGAAGGGCGCCGACAATTTTCTCGCGTATTCAAAAAGATCGTCGTAACCCTCGGGTTTAACAAAAGCGTCGATCTCTTCTGGGCTAAGGGCCAGGCAGTCTTGGCTGTAGCACAGGAACTTGAAGTCTTTGTCAAAAAAGTAATATTTCGGCATGCCTTTATCCCTACCGACACAGAGTAACGTGCAGTAAGGTACGCCATTGAAACAGTATATTTTATAGTCTTCCGGACCATGGCCACCTGCAGACTCTATATACCTTTCACCTATTATCTTTTTATTTATCTTTTTATAGTTTAATTCTGCATAGACTTTCCAGTAGTCCTCTCGCATCCAGTTATCTATGATTTTAGAGGCTCGCCCAATGTCCAACTTACTTTTGTCCTGGCAAATCAGGTTGTAACCAGAACCATGGTTACCCTTGATCACAAACTTTTCGGGTAACGTATCCCAGGGGATCTCATGTACAGAGTCGCAGGCGAAGTACAGCTCGTTTAGAATTTCTTCACATCCCTGCGCCTTCAAATACTCTCGCACTGCGTATTTATCGGCACACTGCGTAACCAGCGCGTTGTTACTGTAATCGTTAAGTTTTAGATAATTTATTTTCTCGTTCCACGTTACCGGTGGATTGAGATTCAATTTTTTCCCGAATGCCTTTTTGTAGATAAATTTTGTCTTGAAGGTCGGCGTAAATGTCGCCAGTTGATTCATGATAAATTTATTAATATTTCTTCTCATACACCCTGTCTCATCATTTGACGACAAAATTAAAACGGTGACTGAATGGCACCAAAGGAAGCTGAAGCTATAGGTTGTTGCTGCTCACTGCGCCATTGGATCATCGCTGGGGGCGTGCTCAGATCAAATTGGTCATGGCCTAATGCGCGATTGAGGATCCGGGCCGAACGCCAGGCCATCAGACTGAGTTGAGGATCGGCAATACCGTGGTGGTGCATGCTGGCGTTAACGGCAAACAAGCAGTTCTCAGCTTCACCTTCGCGCTCAAAGGTGAAATCAGAGGCAATACGGTATTGCCCATCGGCGGTGGTTGATAGACCATGAGCCAGAGATTCAAGAAACGCCGGGCGCACCTGTTGGTAACCGGTAGCAAAAATCACCACGTCTGCATCAACGATTTCGTAGCCTTGATCAAGGTGATGCTGCGTCTCTAACCGATAGAAATTATCTTTGGCTGTAAGGGCGGTCACTGAACGGCTGGGCAACAGTTTCACCCATCGTTTCTCGCGAAGTACATCGAAGCGGTGATACATGGCACGATAGATAGCTAACAGAGACTCGCTGGTGATGCCATCAGATGTCATCTTTTGCTCATGCAACATGTGTTGCTTGGCTGAGTTGTTTAGCGTGCAGAATTTCTCGACATATTCTGGCGTAAAATACTCGTTGGCAAATGCCGCTTCATCAAGCGCGTTGTAGTTATTGCGGCGGGAAATCCAACTCAGCTGTTCTGGTTGGCCCCATTGCCCCTGAAAAATATTCAGGAACAGATCGGCCCCGCTTTGCCCCCCACCCACGATCGCCACACGTTTTCCGGTCAGGTTAGGCTGGCGTAACATCATTTCGCTGGCGTGGAAGCATTGATCATTTTGCTGAGTCACACAGTCTGGCAGCTTAATTTGTTTGCCGATGCCTACACAAAGGTGTTTGGCGTAAAATACGTCGTTTTGAGTGGTAACGACAAACTGTCGCTGACGGTCATCAAACTCCACCCGCTGAACCTCTTGGTTGAACACCAGTGAGTCCAACCCCGTTGCAGCCCAGTTGAGATAATCGGCAAACTCTTCACGAGAGGCGGTACGCTGTTCGCTGGTCAGAAAACGGTAGAACTTTTTCCGCTTCACCAGATAGTTGAGAAAACTGTAAGGATTGGTGGGTGAAACCGCCGTCACCAGATCCTTCAAAAAGTGGGTCTGCATACTGCTATCTGCCAGGATCATGCCCGGATGCCAAGAAAAGTGCGGTTTGCGCTCGAGGAATTTGCAATTAAACCCTTCGATCTCGCTACCAAGCGCAGCAATACTTAGGTTGGACGGACCGATGCCAATACCGATAAAGTCCAAACGCTGGTTCATTGAGTGTGCTCCTGAGTGAATAAATCTTTTTCCAGAAATATAATATTGGTCTGGTAAAATAACGTAACGAAATTTGATCTCGGCATTGACGTTAAAATAAATCGTGCAGCAGTGGCATCTATGTAATAACGCCAGACTTATTGCCATTGAGCTCTAACATCTCACAATGAATAGCTCTAAGATCAAAAGATTAAAACAACCGCATCAACCGCCATTATTATTCTCATGAAAACCTGAACATATCTCTTTTGGACAGTCGTTCTTCAGTTAAAATAAAACCATATTCTGCAGAGTTATAAAATGACATTGCTTTGAGAGAGATTTTCAAGACAATAACATCCACTGAATTAACAGAGTAATCCATAACATGTCCCTATGTTAACTTGCCTATTAAACATGACATCTTCCTTAATTAGACATTACGTAACAAGAGTAGCTTCAAAGCGGATGACTGGCATGTGAAAAAAAATAATATTAAAACCAAAATCGACGTTGTTAATGTAAAATTAAAAGTGAAATCGTAAAAAATCATAAAATTTCATCTTGGTTTAACCAGGGTTGGAGATCGTGTTTATCAAGTGAAACCCGCCGCCAAGCGGCTCTGAGCCTGATAACTGTCCTTACCCCGTACCTTTCCCCTGCAAATCAACTCTAGTTCTAACCTTAGACAGTCTTTTGGCAATGGAGGCTTTTCAATCTACAGAAAATTCAGATATTTCACCGATTATAGCGTGCTTAACCATGACGACTCAGCCCCGTTTTCCGCTTACGTAGGCACTTTGGCATAAATGGGCACGCTCTTAACATTGAGTCGCGTTAAAACCAACGCTGTTTTCTTTCGGATCTTTTCTTTCTTGATCAATGCCAAGGAAAGTTAATATTGAAATCAGGACATATTGGCAGGAGAAAAGGAAAAAAACATCTGAGCAAATATCATCCTGTTATGGGTAGTTAATGTTCTTAGGCTATCTTAGGATTTTTATGTAAAAGGCCCCTGCTTTCGAAACAATCCGCTCACCATTAACTGCAGAGACGAAAAAAAATCAACACGATTTCATGGCATTCTTTCTCAGCACGTTTATTCCCTTCACCCTATTTTTTGAACTACCGTTTAAGCATTCAAAAACCCTAGTGAATAATTATTGCTCACGCCCCAGTATCGGCCTTTGTGTCATTATTATTACTGAGCATACTGCATCGGCGTTTAGGATGACAATGTTCACAAAGCGCTAACCTGCCAGATTGTATTACCAGCTGACCCCGGTTAATCTTAGCCGGTGTCCTCCAAATTATAAGTGACTGATGTTTTGATGAATGATGAGATACCCGCAACCAAACGCAAAAATGACCCCGTTGGCCTGAAGCAACGTATTTTCGCTGCGGCATTAAGTGAGTTTGCCGAAGCCGGTCTTAAGGGTGGACGCATGGAGAACATTGCCGAGCATGCCGCCACCACCAAACGCATGGTGGTTTATCATTTCAAGAATAAAGAATCGCTCTACATAGAGGTATTGGAACACGTCTATCAGCATATTCGCGCTCATGAGTCGGGCTTGGATTTGCATGCTTTGCCCCCGGTAGAGGCCATGACCCGACTGGTAGAAGAAAGCTTTAACTACCATGCGGAACACCCCGACTTCATACGTGTGATCTGTATGGAAAACATGATGCGCGGCCAATACATCCGTCAGTCGTCACGCATCAAGGCGCTGAATCAAAGCGCCCTGACCTTGCTGGAGGATATTTTACAACGCGGTAAACAAGGGCAGCAATTCACTCCGGACGCCTGCGCCACGGACGTGCATCGCTTGATCAGCAGTTTGTGCTTCCACTATGTTGCCAACAGGTACACCTTTAATACGTTGTTTGAAAGTCAGGAACCGCCGGAAGATCAGGTGATCCGCAACCGTCGGTTGGCCGTCGTGGCAACGCTGCGCTATGTGGCGCTTTAACTAACAACCTGAGAAAGCTGTGATGACCAAAACCTGGCTGAGAAGCGTTTACCACGCCTGATGTTTTACTGTCCGCCCCGTGGTGACCTTTGCCAGGGGGCCTAAAGTTATGGCGTCGCTGGCCATATTGAGCCATTTACCCGGATACGCGTGACGACGCCCTGCAGCGCATTACTCTGATTTCGCTACTGCCCGTTTAAAGCGCTTGTGCCGCTTGAGCCAAATATTTCGCCATCTCAGCTTCCGGCACCATGCCGCCACCGGTTGCCCACACCAGGTGGGTAGCATGGTTCATCTGCTCCTCATTCAACCCCTGGCTCGCCAACCACTCCGCATCGGCCGCTACGCGCCATGGCCCCGGCATGCCGGCTAATGCCGAAGGCTCAAGCTGAATATGTTCATGTCGATCCAACAGGCCTAACAGCGCAAACATCTCAGCATCGCTCAGGGTATAGAACCCCGCAAGCAGACGTTCCATCGCACGGCCGACAAAACCGGAGGCGCGCCCCACCGCCAATCCATCCGCGGCAGTCTGGTTGTCGATACCCAGATCCTGGACCGAGATACCGTCGTGCAGCCCGGTATGCACACCAAGCAGCATGCAAGGCGAATGCGTCGGCTCGGCAAAGATGCAACGTACGTGGTCCCCGAAGGCCAGTTTCAAGCCAAATGCCACTCCGCCAGGACCGCCGCCGACGCCACAGGGCAGATAAACAAACAAAGGATGCTGAGCATCGACCCGAATGCCGCTCTCGGCAAACTGGCGTTTCAGCCGCCCACCGGCCACGGCATAACCCAGAAACAGCGTCTGCGAGTTTTCGTCATCGATGAAGAAGCAGCGTGGATCGCTCGCCGCCTGCAAACGGCCCTGTTCAACAGCGACCCCATAATCTTGTTCATATTCCACCACGTTGACGCCGTTATCGCGCAGCTTTTGCTTTTTCCATTCGCGGGCATCCGCCGACATGTGCACGCTGACGCTAAAGCCGAGGCGAGCGCTGATAATGCCGATTGACATGCCTAGGTTGCCAGTCGACCCTACGGCAATGCGATAGCCGCCGAAAAACTCGCGGAACTCCGGCGAAAACAGCTTGGCGTAGTCATCCGTCAACTGCAGCAGCCCGGCTTCCAGAGCCAGCTTTTCCGCATGCGCCAGCACCTCGTAAATACCGCCGCGAGCCTTGATCGAACCGGAGATCGGCAGATGGCTGTCTTTTTTAAGCAGTAACCGCCCGCCCAATGTCAGGCCATAGCGTTGATTCAATGCCGTTTGCATCGCAGGCAGAGCGACAACCTCAGACTCGATTACCCCTTTAGTGGCTTGAGTTTCGGGGAAGGCTACGCTCAGGTAAGGCGCAAAACGCGCCAGCCGCTGTTCTGCCTCAGCTACGTCTTCAGCGCCCAGCCCGACGTGGGGCAAGCCGACCTGCAAAGTCGTCGCTTGCGGGTTGAACCAGGTCACCGGCTTAAGGTCGATCAGCTCCTGCACCAGCGGGAATTGCGTCACTAATTGCTGAATCTGTGTCTTTTCCATTGTTTTTCTCTGCGCTGCAAAAAGGTTAGCCCTAGAGTGCAGCGATTCGCCTGAGCTGACAAATGATAAAAAATCAGCTTTAGATGAGCAGTATTGATGCAATAAGGTGATTTACGTCAATTTATAAACTTTTTGTAGGTTTTGAATGACAAGCAATCATCTAAAGCGCCCCGCAGGCGTACCTTCTGAGGGGCATTTGCCAAGGCCATATTACTCACGAGCCGCCGCTTCCAGCCCGGCGATATCCAGCTTGACCATCCGTAGCATCGCTTCGGTGACCCTTTTCACCTTCAGACTATCGGGGTCAGCCATCAGCTCCGTCAGCCGTTTGGGCACAATCTGCCAGCTCAATCCCCAGCGGTCACGCAGCCAACCGCACTGTTCAACGCTGCCACCGTCGCTCAGGGCTTCCCACAGCCGATCCACTTCCGCCTGATCCGCACACTCGACCATGATGGAAAAGCTGTGATTGAACGGATCCAGGGGCCCGGCTTCAATCGCCGCATAGCGCTGGTCGCCGAGAATAAAAGTCGCGAGTTTGACGCTGCCAGCCGGGCCGCTGGGGGTATCGGCGGGCAAGGTAGAATGCCAGGTCAGGGAGGAGCCGGGGATCAAATCTATGTAGCACCGCAGCGCCGCATCCATATCTTTTTCAAACCATAAGTGTTGGGTGATTTTCACGATATCCCCCTTCGCTACTGATCCAGGATCGGTTCGAAACCGCCGAAAATCATGCGTTTGCCGTCAAAGGGTATTTGGTCACCCAAGGCTTTCATGCGCGGATCGGCCATCATCTTCTGGTTGGCATCGTCACGCACCGCCTTGGAGGGGTACTCAATCCAGCTGAACACCACCACTTCATCGGCTTCGGCCTTCACCGCACCACGAAAATCGGTAAGTTTGCCGTCGGGGACATCATTGCCCCAACACTCAACAACGCGTGTGGCACCGAATTCCTTAAACAGAGGAGCTGCCGCAGCAGCCAGTTTTAGATACGCCTCCTTATTGGCGGCCGGCACCGCCACTACAAAGCCATCAACATATTTCATAGAAGATTCCTCTTGTCGATTCGACAGTCGGGGTGGCGCCGGCGGAGTTGCCGGCGCCCTCTACCATTTTAGACCCCATTAGTGGGGTCAACCATTCAGGCTGCTGGTGGCTTCAGAGGTCGGTATAAGCGCGGGAGAGTAATTCTGGCGTGGCGACCCGATTGCGGCCGCTGTTTTTAGCTTTGTAGACTGCCAGATCGGCGATTTTCAGCAGGTTGTCCAGGTTTTGGCCTGACCCACCAATGCAGGTGACCATGCCGATACTGACGGTAATTTGCAACGAGGTTCCGGCGGGCATGGTGATGGATTCGATTTCCACACGACGGCGCAGCCGCTCGGCCAGTGACAGTGCGTCCTGCTGCTGGGCTATCGGCGCAACAATGGCAAACTCTTCCCCACCCATGCGACCAAACAGATCCTGATCGCGTAGATCAGCGGTAATGGCCCGCGTGAAGGACAGCAGCGCCGCGTCACCGCCGGCGTGGCCAAAACGATCGTTGATCGACTTAAAATAGTCGATATCCAGCATCATGATGCAGACGTGTTCCCCTTTCTGGCTGACCAGCTTGGTACCGCGCTGCATAAACGCGCTGCGGGTTAATACGTGGGTCAATGCATCGTGATTCGCCACATGTTCCAGCCTGCGCAACAATGCATTGCGGGCATAGTTCATGCTGGCAACGGCGATCGGGCCCAACGCCAACAAAGCCACGCCAAGCCGCATCGACACCGTATTCTGCAACAGCTTCATGTCGAGATTGGTCGCAATCAGCCCCATGTCGATGGCGAAATGGCACTACAATACATAGGCCAGCACCGCGATCATGGTGCTGAACAAGGAAAAGGTCATTGCCAGCCACAACAGGATCGGCATCGGGAAAATCACCGCACCGGGGCCGCCGATCAGGACGCTGCAAATGCACGCCACCAGCAGCAGGATTAACACCCCCATTTTTCTACAGATGCTGTACCACTGGCTACGGCGGAACACCGCCTGGTTAAGGCTATGCAGGTAGCCTTTCCAGTCGGTGGGGAAAGTCAGGATAAACGGCATCAGGGTAATGTAATGGGTAAACTCCGAAGATAGCCACAGCGCCATGGCGGGCAGGAATTGGCGGTCGAAAAGCAGCACCGAAGCCCCGGCACCGACTAACCCCGTGGCGGTCGCGCTCGTCAGGCAGATGGCGAACAGAAAAATGCTGGACGAGGTGCGTTCCAGCGTTCTGACCTGCGGCGACAAACGCATAAACAGGAAAAACCCGACCGCGACACCGGTAATGTTGGCGCCATTGAGCAATGCGGCTTTCACGACCGTGCTGCCGGTGAACAGATCCGCCGCCATATACCCCAGAATCGCCATCAGCCAACCCCAGGGGCTGGCCAGCGCCGGATAACGCACCAGCAGCGCCAGCAGCACCGCATTGGCCGGCCAAAACGAGGACAGCAGCCCGGTGGGCCGGCTCACAATGCCAAACAGGCACAGGCCGAACACCAGCAGGAATACGATTAATGCGTGCTGTAATTTTGTGGCACCAGGTAACTCAGTGGTGTGCATCTTGCTTCCAGAAGCTTGCAAAAAATACGAAAAATCCTGTCTGCATGACGGCGTCCAACCCGCTGGCCGGCATGCCTGACGTCGCACGCAAAATGTGCTGTCAGACAGATATTATTGCCAGTTTTCACCGGACTGGCATCAGCTAATTGAAAATTTAAAAATATTATTATGTTTCAAGCTGTCACCTCTGCGGCAGCCTGAAGAGCAAGGGAGCGGATATCGCTATCTTGGCGATTAATCTTCAGATAAAAACACCGCCGACCGAATCCAACACGGAACAATGTGGCCAAATTCCCCCACCAGTGCCCGCTTGATAAACATTCACTACACAAATCCTACACATGCAAATTATAATAATAATGATAATCGTTTTTATTTATTAATTTGATATGGAATGGTATGCATCAGGTAGAAAACCCACGTCCGACTAAAACAAAAAAGCATCCGGCGCTTCGTACACTTCCCCTCCTCGTCACCGTTTTACCGGGGCTGGCCATGACCACCGTCTGGGCCGAAGATGACACGCTTACCGTGACCACGCGCTCACTTCCCACTGAGGGTTACAATGCCGACACGGCCTCAACGGGGAGTAAAACAGCCACTCCGCTCAGTGACGTGCCGCAGTCCGTCAGCGTCGTCACGCCTGAGATCATTAACGACTTTCAGGTTAAAAGCGTCAATGATGCGATGAAATTCGTCAGCGGCGTGACTCAAGGTAATACCCTGGGCGGCACAGAGGACGGCTTTGTCAAACGCGGCTTTGGCGTCAACTCTGACGGCTCGGTATTTGTCGACGGTGTTCGCAGCAATCAGGGGTTGAGCATGGATGCCACCACCGATCGCGTTGAGGTGTTGAAAGGCTCTGCCTCTTTGCTGTACGGAATTCTCAATCCCGGCGGCATCATTAATCTAATCAGCAAAAAACCGCAATACGACTGGAATACCCGCATCAGCGGTGCCACCAGCAGCTTTGGTGGCGGCAGTGGTACCCTCGACGTCACCGGCCCTTTAGGAAACGGTTTTGCTTTCCGTTTTATCGCCGAGCGTCAGCATCAGGATTACTGGCGCAATTTTGGCACCAATGAACATACGCTGTTAGCCCCCTCACTCAGTTGGTATGGTGATAAAGCGACCTTCAACATAGCCTACAGTGAGTATAAGTACGATATTCCTTACGATCGCGGCACTGCCTTTATCAATGGCACGCCGGTCGATGTCCCCTATAACCGCAGGCTGGACGACTATGCCAACCACGCCTGGGGCAAAAACAAACGCCTCAATACTCATTATGAGTACGCGCTGGACAGTACCTGGACCACCCGTTTTAACTATGCCTGGATGCAGCGACGCTATGACAGCAACGAAGTGCGCGCCACCGCCATCAACACTACAACCGGTGTGGTTTCACGCCGGGCGGATGCCAACCGCGGCTTCAACCATCAAACCTCTTACTATTCCTGGGACGTAAACGGGTCGCCGGTGGTATTGAGCATGCAGCATGACCTGCTGGTTGGCGTTGACTATGAAAAAAATGAAACGTACAAGGCCTACTCTTACCGCGGCAAGGTGTCGAATACCTTTAATATGCACGATCCGGTCTACGGAGAAACGCCGATAACCAACAGCAGCACTTACAATGATGCGTTAAGTAATCTGCGCAGCCGCTTATATAGCCGCTCGGTCTACGCCAAAGACAGCATTCATTTAACTGACCAGTGGATTGCCGTCCTGGGCGCACGCTACCAGTCGTACTACCAGAACAACAGCAACGGATTCCAAAACCCGCAAAACACACTGAATGACAAAGGCAACAAATTCCTGCCGCAGGCTGGCGTGGTATATAAGTTGACGCCGGGCGTTTCTCTGTACGCCAACTACAGTCAGTCCTTTACCCCCTCGACGGCGGTGGATGACAACGGTAACGTCGCGACGCCTGAAACCGGCACGACCTATGAAATGGGCGGCAAATGGCAAATCACTCCGGCGGTGGATGCCACGCTGGCGCTGTACCGTATAGATGAAGAAAACATGTCGATCTTCATCAACGGCGTGACCCGCAGCATTCCTAAGGCTCGCTCCACCGGCATTGAGCTGGAACTCAACGGTGAAGTGGCCCACGATTGGGATCTTACGGCCAATTACAGTTACGACAAAACCCAGATTGTCGAAGACAACCTCAATCCGGATAACGTCGGTAACCGGTTGGTCAACGCCCCAACCAATATGGGTAGCCTGTACCTCAGCCATCGCATCACTGTGCCGTTAGTGCCTGGTGATGTGCGCCTTGGTGGCGGCGGACGCTATGTCGGACGCCGCGCCGGCGATCCGGAAAACAGTTTTAC encodes the following:
- a CDS encoding TetR family transcriptional regulator; translation: MNDEIPATKRKNDPVGLKQRIFAAALSEFAEAGLKGGRMENIAEHAATTKRMVVYHFKNKESLYIEVLEHVYQHIRAHESGLDLHALPPVEAMTRLVEESFNYHAEHPDFIRVICMENMMRGQYIRQSSRIKALNQSALTLLEDILQRGKQGQQFTPDACATDVHRLISSLCFHYVANRYTFNTLFESQEPPEDQVIRNRRLAVVATLRYVAL
- a CDS encoding SDR family oxidoreductase — translated: MMDQLVGKVAVITGGTQGLGAAIARHFSQQGAAGVIICGRNQAKGAEIAERLNAETDTPVIFVRADLSSVEDCRRVIAKTDELFGRVDVLVNAGGMTDRGTIIDTAPELFDKMFATNVRGPFYLMQESIKIMRRENTAGSIVNICSMSALAGQPFISAYCSSKGALATLTRNTAYALLRNRIRVNGLNIGWMASEGEDRIMKQYHGAEDNWLEKAAAEQPFGRLIQPEEVARTVAFLASDESGLMTGSIVNFDQSVWGGYDQTPSPSAPL
- a CDS encoding DUF1428 domain-containing protein, which codes for MKYVDGFVVAVPAANKEAYLKLAAAAAPLFKEFGATRVVECWGNDVPDGKLTDFRGAVKAEADEVVVFSWIEYPSKAVRDDANQKMMADPRMKALGDQIPFDGKRMIFGGFEPILDQ
- a CDS encoding VOC family protein, which translates into the protein MKITQHLWFEKDMDAALRCYIDLIPGSSLTWHSTLPADTPSGPAGSVKLATFILGDQRYAAIEAGPLDPFNHSFSIMVECADQAEVDRLWEALSDGGSVEQCGWLRDRWGLSWQIVPKRLTELMADPDSLKVKRVTEAMLRMVKLDIAGLEAAARE
- a CDS encoding lysine N(6)-hydroxylase/L-ornithine N(5)-oxygenase family protein; amino-acid sequence: MNQRLDFIGIGIGPSNLSIAALGSEIEGFNCKFLERKPHFSWHPGMILADSSMQTHFLKDLVTAVSPTNPYSFLNYLVKRKKFYRFLTSEQRTASREEFADYLNWAATGLDSLVFNQEVQRVEFDDRQRQFVVTTQNDVFYAKHLCVGIGKQIKLPDCVTQQNDQCFHASEMMLRQPNLTGKRVAIVGGGQSGADLFLNIFQGQWGQPEQLSWISRRNNYNALDEAAFANEYFTPEYVEKFCTLNNSAKQHMLHEQKMTSDGITSESLLAIYRAMYHRFDVLREKRWVKLLPSRSVTALTAKDNFYRLETQHHLDQGYEIVDADVVIFATGYQQVRPAFLESLAHGLSTTADGQYRIASDFTFEREGEAENCLFAVNASMHHHGIADPQLSLMAWRSARILNRALGHDQFDLSTPPAMIQWRSEQQQPIASASFGAIQSPF
- the iolE gene encoding myo-inosose-2 dehydratase, which encodes MVLKAKLGIAPIAWSNDDLPQLGGETSLATCLFESHLAGFQGVETGGKFPKTSEELKPTLKYFQLELVSGWYSGTLLDNSLNEEISRSLPQMQLFRDCGAACLVYGETAGTIQNRQNVPLAERRRLSDAEISEYGDKLSRFAAFCKDFGVPLAFHHHMGTAIEDEQDIDRLMAATSKDVGLLFDTGHLVFAGVDPVRVLEKHGDRIIHVHTKDVRLDVLNGIDRHKDSFLDAVLKGVYTVPGDGSIDFTAVINKLAAIGYQGWFVVEAEQDPAKAPPLEYARLGYNTLCKALSAAGYRYTEGDI
- a CDS encoding ATP-grasp fold amidoligase family protein is translated as MRRNINKFIMNQLATFTPTFKTKFIYKKAFGKKLNLNPPVTWNEKINYLKLNDYSNNALVTQCADKYAVREYLKAQGCEEILNELYFACDSVHEIPWDTLPEKFVIKGNHGSGYNLICQDKSKLDIGRASKIIDNWMREDYWKVYAELNYKKINKKIIGERYIESAGGHGPEDYKIYCFNGVPYCTLLCVGRDKGMPKYYFFDKDFKFLCYSQDCLALSPEEIDAFVKPEGYDDLFEYARKLSAPFEFVRVDFYISNGKVIFGELTFTPSAGIDTDILEPTDILLGKMLNLK
- a CDS encoding D-serine ammonia-lyase yields the protein MEKTQIQQLVTQFPLVQELIDLKPVTWFNPQATTLQVGLPHVGLGAEDVAEAEQRLARFAPYLSVAFPETQATKGVIESEVVALPAMQTALNQRYGLTLGGRLLLKKDSHLPISGSIKARGGIYEVLAHAEKLALEAGLLQLTDDYAKLFSPEFREFFGGYRIAVGSTGNLGMSIGIISARLGFSVSVHMSADAREWKKQKLRDNGVNVVEYEQDYGVAVEQGRLQAASDPRCFFIDDENSQTLFLGYAVAGGRLKRQFAESGIRVDAQHPLFVYLPCGVGGGPGGVAFGLKLAFGDHVRCIFAEPTHSPCMLLGVHTGLHDGISVQDLGIDNQTAADGLAVGRASGFVGRAMERLLAGFYTLSDAEMFALLGLLDRHEHIQLEPSALAGMPGPWRVAADAEWLASQGLNEEQMNHATHLVWATGGGMVPEAEMAKYLAQAAQAL